A genomic segment from Silene latifolia isolate original U9 population unplaced genomic scaffold, ASM4854445v1 scaffold_735, whole genome shotgun sequence encodes:
- the LOC141640236 gene encoding secreted RxLR effector protein 161-like — MKYRRLVGRLIYLTITRPDLVYAVHILSQFVHAPRKEHWDAVLRVTRYLKGNPGKGIVIDKSCDFKLKGYSDSDFAKCPLSRRSLTGYFVVFGNSPISWKAKKQTTVAKSTAEAEYRALAAVTSEVIWLKSFLASLGVSHAQSIELFCDNKAALHIAKNPVFHDRTKHIEIDCHFIRHHLVLGTISTSYIRSKEQIADLFTKALGGDAFRYLQSKLGIGLPSAPT; from the coding sequence ATGAAGTATCGGAGATTAGTGGGACGACTAATTTATTTGACCATTACGAGGCCAGACCTAGTGTACGCTGTCCATATACTATCTCAGTTTGTGCACGCTCCTAGAAAGGAGCATTGGGATGCGGTACTTCGAGTGACACGTTACCTCAAAGGAAATCCAGGAAAAGGAATTGTGATAGACAAGAGTTGCGATTTCAAGTTGAAGGGTTATTCGGACTCGGATTTTGCGAAATGTCCTTTGTCAAGAAGGTCTTTAACCGGTTATTTCGTTGTTTTTGGGAATTCACCCATCTCGTGGAAGGCAAAGAAGCAAACAACAGTAGCAAAATCGACAGCCGAGGCCGAGTATCGAGCCTTAGCAGCTGTAACAAGTGAAGTCATTTGGCTCAAATCTTTTCTTGCTTCACTGGGTGTTTCTCACGCACAATCTATAGAGCTTTTTTGTGATAATAAGGCCGCACTCCACATAGCTAAAAATCCCGTTTTTCATGATCGAACTAAACACATAGAGATCGATTGTCATTTTATTCGTCATCATCTTGTTCTTGGAACGATTTCTACTTCGTACATACGGAGTAAAGAGCAAATTGCCGACCTATTTACCAAGGCACTAGGTGGTGATGCTTTTCGTTATCTCCAGTCCAAGTTGGGCATTGGGTTACcaagtgctccaacttga